A genomic window from Salvia hispanica cultivar TCC Black 2014 chromosome 5, UniMelb_Shisp_WGS_1.0, whole genome shotgun sequence includes:
- the LOC125187514 gene encoding cytochrome P450 714C2-like has translation MATQYLWNLLVSAAVVVSLRLLFLLYNVVVAQPRRLRSALRRQGLSGPPPAFLLGNILEMKRARDAAAKAAPVSGPPPAHNCGAALLPFFDEWRKQYGEVFVFSLGTTQIMHVTQPEMVREITTCTSLDLGKPTYQAKERGALLGQGILTSNGPHWVHQRKILAPELYMDKVKGMINLIQDSTIWLCESWKRQVEEAGGLAEIKIDEYMRSFSGDVISRACFGSNYSKGEEIFLKLRALQEVSSKKLFVSGTGMRHLPTKSNREAWALEKDIKTLVLNVVKERDEAGFEKDLLQMVLEGARQSDLSQDAVDRFVVDNCKNIYLAGYETTAVSATWCLMLLASNPEWQDRIRREVVDVCKGQVPDYEAAKKMKQLTMAINESLRLYPPVSVVSREALKDMKFGKINVPKGVNLWTLVTTLHTDPEIWGSDSYEFNPQRFANGITGACKYPYLYMPFGVGPRLCLGQNLALVELKILISFILSKYSISLSPKYVHSPLLNLVIEPKFGVHLLVKPL, from the exons ATGGCCACCCAATACCTGTGGAACCTCCTAGTGTCGGCCGCGGTGGTCGTCTCTCTCCGGCTACTTTTCCTCCTCTACAACGTCGTGGTGGCGCAGCCTCGGAGGCTGCGTTCCGCCTTGCGCCGCCAAGGCCTGTCCGGTCCGCCTCCGGCTTTTCTCCTCGGAAACATACTAGAGATGAAGAGGGCCAGAGACGCGGCCGCCAAAGCCGCCCCCGTCTCTGGCCCCCCGCCCGCCCACAACTGCGGCGCCGCGCTGCTCCCCTTCTTCGACGAGTGGAGGAAGCAATATG GAGAAGTATTCGTTTTCTCTCTGGGCACCACGCAGATCATGCACGTGACCCAGCCGGAGATGGTGAGGGAGATCACGACGTGCACGTCGCTGGATTTAGGGAAGCCGACGTATCAGGCGAAGGAGCGAGGCGCGTTGCTCGGGCAAGGAATCCTTACCTCAAACGGACCCCATTGGGTCCACCAGAGGAAGATTCTTGCACCGGAACTCTACATGGACAAAGTAAAG GGGATGATTAACTTGATCCAAGATTCGACTATTTGGTTGTGTGAGTCGTGGAAAAGGCAAGTCGAGGAAGCTGGTGGATTAGCAGAGATTAAGATTGATGAATACATGAGGAGTTTCTCAGGAGATGTGATATCAAGAGCTTGTTTTGGAAGCAATTATTCCAAAGGAGAAGAGATTTTCCTGAAACTCAGAGCCCTGCAAGAAGTTTCCTCCAAGAAACTCTTCGTCTCTGGAACGGGCATGAGGCACCTTCCGACGAAGAGCAACCGGGAGGCATGGGCGTTGGAGAAGGATATCAAGACGTTAGTTTTGAACGTGGTGAAGGAAAGAGACGAGGCCGGATTCGAGAAGGATCTGCTTCAAATGGTGCTTGAAGGAGCCAGGCAGAGTGATCTGAGCCAGGATGCAGTCGACCGGTTCGTGGTGGACAACTGCAAGAACATATACTTGGCCGGGTACGAGACCACCGCTGTCTCGGCCACATGGTGCCTCATGCTCTTGGCCTCCAACCCGGAGTGGCAGGACCGGATCCGCCGCGAAGTTGTCGACGTTTGCAAGGGCCAGGTCCCTGATTACGAGGCCGCCAAGAAAATGAAACAG CTGACTATGGCAATCAATGAGTCGCTACGCCTCTACCCACCTGTGTCAGTGGTGTCGAGGGAGGCCCTCAAGGACATGAAATTCGGGAAGATTAATGTGCCAAAGGGCGTGAATTTGTGGACGTTGGTGACGACTTTGCATACGGATCCAGAGATATGGGGATCGGACTCGTATGAGTTCAATCCCCAAAGATTTGCTAATGGGATAACGGGCGCCTGCAAGTATCCGTATTTGTACATGCCCTTTGGAGTTGGACCCCGTCTCTGCTTAGGCCAAAACCTGGCTTTGGTCGAACTTAAGATCTTGATTTCCTTCATTTTGTCCAAATATTCCATTTCCTTGTCGCCTAAATACGTCCATTCGCCCCTCCTAAATTTGGTTATTGAGCCCAAATTTGGAGTGCATCTTTTAGTTAAACCCTTGTAA